From Pulveribacter suum, a single genomic window includes:
- the cyaY gene encoding iron donor protein CyaY, whose translation MTDLEFMDRAEQLLLAVERGCDRINDDTDCDLDSQRTGGMVTLSFANQSQIIVNLQKPLHEVWMAARSGGYHYRFDGGQWRDTKTGSEFFADLSRAASEQGGQALQFAP comes from the coding sequence ATGACCGACCTGGAATTCATGGACCGCGCTGAACAGCTGCTGCTGGCGGTGGAGCGCGGCTGCGACCGCATCAACGACGACACGGACTGCGACCTGGACAGCCAGCGCACGGGTGGCATGGTCACCCTGTCGTTTGCCAACCAGAGCCAGATCATCGTGAACCTGCAAAAGCCCCTGCACGAGGTCTGGATGGCGGCGCGCTCGGGCGGCTATCACTACCGCTTCGATGGCGGGCAGTGGCGCGACACCAAGACGGGCAGCGAGTTCTTCGCCGACCTGAGCCGCGCCGCCAGCGAGCAGGGCGGCCAGGCGCTGCAGTTCGCGCCCTGA
- the pilO gene encoding type IV pilus inner membrane component PilO, translating into MATKKKAPKMDFARAQANLQGQFQNLDPKDPSLWPLVPRVLLCLFIAAGVATALWFFKLTEYEEQLASERSTEEQLRQDYQKKLVKAVSLDLLKKQREQVQQYVTQLEKQLPSKAEMAALLSDINQAGLGRSLQFELFRPGQIVVKDYYAELPISIKVAGKYHDIGSFASDVANLSRIVTLNNIALAPAAKDAGSGSLTMEATARTFRYLDPEEIQAQKAATQKAGAKK; encoded by the coding sequence ATGGCTACGAAGAAAAAAGCGCCCAAAATGGACTTCGCCCGCGCGCAGGCCAACCTGCAGGGGCAGTTCCAGAACCTCGATCCCAAGGATCCGTCCCTGTGGCCCCTCGTGCCGCGCGTGCTGCTGTGCCTGTTCATTGCGGCAGGCGTGGCCACCGCCCTGTGGTTCTTCAAGCTGACCGAGTACGAGGAACAGCTGGCAAGCGAGCGCAGCACCGAGGAGCAGCTGCGCCAGGACTACCAGAAGAAGCTGGTCAAGGCCGTCAGTCTGGATCTGCTCAAGAAGCAGCGCGAGCAAGTGCAGCAATACGTCACCCAACTGGAAAAGCAGCTGCCCAGCAAGGCCGAGATGGCGGCATTGCTGTCCGACATCAACCAGGCCGGCCTGGGCCGCAGCCTGCAGTTCGAACTGTTCAGGCCGGGTCAGATCGTGGTCAAGGACTACTACGCCGAGCTGCCCATCTCCATCAAGGTGGCTGGCAAATACCATGACATCGGCTCGTTTGCCTCGGATGTCGCCAATCTCTCGCGCATCGTCACGCTCAACAACATCGCTCTCGCGCCTGCGGCCAAGGACGCGGGCAGCGGCAGCCTGACCATGGAGGCGACGGCGCGCACCTTCCGCTACCTCGATCCCGAGGAGATCCAGGCCCAGAAGGCTGCAACGCAAAAGGCAGGCGCGAAGAAATGA
- a CDS encoding penicillin-binding protein 1A, whose translation MTTPPTPTKTPQPPARLTRWVRWPLLALAWLLGLAAAGVAAAALAVALGLAVAYPNLPDISELADYRPKLPLRVYSTEGALLGEFGEERRNLTPIEDIPPVMTNAVLAIEDARFFQHGGVDYKGVLRAALANLGRVKSQGASTITMQVARNVYLSSEKTFTRKIYEILLTFKLEHLLSKNQILEIYMNQIYLGNRAYGFAAAAETYFGKPLKSISIAEAAMLAGLPKAPSAYNPISNPKRARMRQLYIIERMQENGFISAQDALEAKAEPIRLRSPSDNTRIHAEYVAEMARQLIFAQYGNEAYTRGLNVYTTLNAGEQETAYLALRKGIMDYERRQHYRGPERFVNLPASDAEAEDAIDDALAGHADNGDVLAAVVLEASARKIVAARADGEKLEITGEGLKPAQSGLSDKAPPNIRLRRGAVIRVVQTPKKTWEITQLPEVEGAFVAVDPRSGAIRALVGGFDFDKNKFNHVTQAWRQPGSAFKPFIYSAALEKGFTPATVINDAPLFFSAGVTGGQPWEPKNYDGKYDGPMTMRAGLARSKNLVSIRVLQAVGPKAAQQWVARFGFDADKHPAYLPMALGAGSVTPMQMVAAYSVFANGGYRINPYLITRVTDHKGRILSNVQPPATADHPRAIDARNAFVMDSLLQEVTRSGTAARAQAALKRPDLYGKTGTTNDAVDAWFAGFQPTVAAVSWIGYDTPRNLGSRETGGGLSLPIWISFMEKALKGVPVAEPTVPAGLTNVSGEWYYDEYVRTGGVSSVGLEAGMPSAGESPPATAPTTPPPAEERNRILDLFRN comes from the coding sequence ATGACCACGCCTCCCACTCCCACGAAAACGCCCCAGCCCCCTGCCCGCCTGACGCGCTGGGTGCGCTGGCCCCTGCTTGCTCTGGCATGGCTGCTGGGCCTTGCGGCCGCGGGGGTCGCCGCGGCGGCTCTGGCCGTGGCGCTGGGCCTGGCGGTGGCCTATCCCAACCTGCCGGACATCTCCGAGCTGGCTGACTATCGGCCCAAGCTTCCCCTGCGGGTGTATTCCACCGAAGGCGCTCTGCTGGGCGAATTCGGCGAGGAGCGGCGCAACCTGACTCCCATCGAGGACATCCCGCCAGTGATGACCAACGCGGTGCTGGCCATCGAGGACGCGCGCTTCTTCCAGCACGGCGGCGTGGACTACAAGGGCGTGCTGCGCGCGGCGCTGGCCAATCTGGGGCGCGTCAAGAGCCAGGGCGCCTCGACCATTACCATGCAAGTGGCGCGCAACGTATATCTTTCCTCGGAGAAAACATTTACCAGAAAGATTTACGAAATATTACTTACGTTCAAGCTCGAACATCTGCTTTCGAAAAATCAGATCCTCGAGATTTACATGAACCAGATTTATCTGGGTAATCGGGCCTATGGCTTTGCGGCTGCCGCTGAAACCTATTTCGGCAAGCCGCTGAAATCCATTTCCATTGCCGAGGCAGCGATGCTGGCCGGCCTGCCCAAGGCCCCGTCGGCTTACAACCCGATCAGCAACCCCAAGCGTGCGCGCATGCGCCAGCTCTACATCATCGAGCGCATGCAGGAAAACGGCTTCATCAGCGCGCAGGATGCCCTGGAAGCCAAGGCCGAGCCCATCCGCCTGCGCTCGCCCAGCGACAACACGCGCATCCATGCCGAGTACGTCGCCGAAATGGCGCGCCAGCTGATCTTTGCGCAGTACGGCAACGAGGCCTACACGCGTGGCCTGAACGTGTACACCACCCTCAACGCCGGGGAGCAGGAGACCGCCTACCTGGCGCTGCGCAAGGGCATCATGGATTACGAGCGGCGCCAGCACTATCGGGGCCCCGAACGCTTCGTAAACCTGCCTGCCTCCGACGCAGAGGCCGAGGACGCCATCGACGACGCCCTGGCCGGCCACGCCGACAACGGCGACGTGCTGGCCGCCGTGGTGCTGGAGGCTTCGGCGCGCAAGATCGTCGCGGCGCGCGCCGACGGCGAGAAGCTGGAGATCACGGGCGAGGGCCTCAAGCCCGCGCAGTCCGGCCTATCCGACAAGGCACCGCCCAACATCCGCCTGCGCCGCGGCGCCGTGATTCGTGTCGTGCAGACGCCCAAGAAGACCTGGGAGATCACCCAGCTGCCCGAGGTGGAAGGCGCCTTCGTTGCCGTCGATCCGCGCTCGGGCGCCATCCGCGCGCTGGTGGGCGGCTTTGACTTCGACAAGAACAAGTTCAACCACGTCACGCAGGCCTGGCGTCAGCCGGGTTCGGCCTTCAAGCCCTTCATCTACTCCGCGGCGCTGGAAAAGGGCTTCACCCCGGCCACCGTGATCAACGACGCGCCGCTGTTCTTCAGCGCCGGCGTGACGGGTGGCCAGCCCTGGGAGCCTAAGAACTACGACGGCAAGTACGACGGCCCGATGACCATGCGCGCAGGCTTGGCGCGTTCCAAGAACCTGGTGTCCATCCGCGTGCTGCAGGCCGTGGGGCCGAAGGCGGCGCAGCAGTGGGTGGCACGCTTCGGCTTCGACGCCGACAAGCACCCTGCCTACCTGCCCATGGCATTGGGCGCGGGCTCGGTCACGCCCATGCAGATGGTGGCGGCCTATTCGGTGTTTGCCAACGGTGGCTACCGCATCAACCCCTATCTGATCACCCGCGTGACGGACCACAAGGGGCGCATCCTGTCCAACGTCCAGCCCCCGGCCACGGCCGACCACCCGCGCGCCATCGATGCGCGCAACGCCTTCGTCATGGACAGCCTGCTGCAGGAGGTCACCCGTTCCGGCACCGCTGCCCGCGCGCAGGCGGCGCTCAAGCGCCCGGACCTGTACGGCAAGACCGGCACCACCAACGATGCCGTGGATGCCTGGTTCGCCGGCTTTCAGCCCACCGTTGCCGCCGTGTCCTGGATTGGCTATGACACGCCGCGCAACCTGGGCAGCCGCGAGACTGGCGGCGGCCTGAGCCTGCCGATCTGGATCAGCTTCATGGAGAAGGCCTTGAAGGGCGTGCCCGTGGCCGAGCCCACCGTGCCCGCCGGGCTGACCAACGTCAGTGGCGAGTGGTACTACGACGAATACGTGCGCACCGGCGGCGTGTCCAGCGTCGGGCTGGAAGCCGGCATGCCCTCAGCGGGCGAGAGCCCGCCAGCCACGGCGCCCACCACACCGCCGCCGGCCGAGGAGCGCAACCGCATCCTCGACCTGTTCAGGAACTGA
- a CDS encoding oxygen-binding di-iron domain-containing protein, translating to MSLEPIELYRDKNHACLMFTDLVEEDGQAVQANQFLVVDGDTGAIIDPGGNLAFNELFMGMTKHFPPHKLSYLIASHADPDIIASLDRWLTSTPAKLVISRVWERFVPHFTKAGKTEGRVIAVPDGGGHLPLGRHELVLLPAHFMHSEGNFHFYDPVSRILFTGDLGVSMTSGAEARVPVTQLAPHLPRMEGFHRRYMVSNKILRLWTRMARQLDVAMIVPQHGAPLIGKQAIEDFYQWLDGLACGIDLFDERAYQLPTDQIDPATRQVRPASQAAGR from the coding sequence ATGTCCCTGGAACCCATCGAGCTATACCGCGACAAGAATCACGCCTGCCTGATGTTCACCGACCTGGTCGAGGAGGACGGGCAGGCGGTGCAGGCCAACCAGTTCCTGGTCGTGGATGGCGACACGGGCGCCATCATCGACCCGGGCGGCAACCTGGCGTTCAACGAGCTGTTCATGGGGATGACCAAGCACTTCCCCCCGCACAAGCTGTCCTACCTGATCGCCTCGCACGCTGATCCGGACATCATCGCCTCGCTGGACCGCTGGCTGACCAGCACACCCGCCAAGCTGGTCATCTCGCGCGTCTGGGAGCGCTTTGTCCCCCACTTCACCAAGGCCGGCAAGACGGAGGGCCGCGTCATCGCCGTGCCCGACGGCGGCGGCCACCTGCCGCTGGGCCGCCATGAGCTGGTGCTGCTGCCCGCGCACTTCATGCACTCCGAGGGCAACTTCCACTTCTATGACCCGGTCAGCCGCATCCTGTTCACGGGCGACCTGGGCGTGTCCATGACCAGCGGGGCCGAGGCGCGCGTGCCCGTCACCCAGCTGGCGCCGCACCTGCCGCGCATGGAAGGCTTTCACCGCCGCTACATGGTCAGCAACAAGATCCTGCGGCTGTGGACGCGCATGGCGCGCCAGCTGGACGTGGCCATGATCGTGCCCCAGCACGGCGCGCCCCTCATCGGCAAGCAGGCGATCGAGGACTTCTACCAGTGGCTGGACGGCCTGGCCTGCGGCATCGATTTGTTCGACGAGCGCGCCTACCAGCTGCCCACGGACCAGATCGACCCCGCCACGCGCCAGGTACGCCCGGCTTCGCAGGCCGCCGGCCGATAA
- a CDS encoding PilN domain-containing protein, producing MILINLLPHREAARKRRREAFQAVMLMSALAGLAIAAVIYWWFQVMIDDQQERNNFLRGEIKVLEGQIKEIATIEEEIAALQARQKAVEDLQSDRNLPVHLLNELVMQLPEGVYITSLKQQDQVVTMQGMAQSNERVSEMLRNLASNTPWFSKPELVEIVAANVALSPKDQRRVASFNLRFRLVRSSEAQQGADAASAAAGK from the coding sequence GTGATTCTGATCAATCTGCTTCCGCACCGCGAGGCGGCACGCAAGCGCCGGCGCGAGGCCTTCCAGGCCGTGATGCTGATGTCCGCCCTGGCTGGCCTGGCCATCGCGGCCGTTATCTACTGGTGGTTCCAGGTCATGATCGATGACCAGCAGGAGCGCAACAACTTCCTGCGCGGCGAGATCAAGGTGCTGGAAGGCCAGATCAAGGAAATCGCCACCATCGAGGAGGAGATCGCCGCCCTGCAGGCACGCCAGAAGGCAGTGGAGGATCTTCAATCTGACCGCAACCTGCCGGTACACCTGCTCAACGAACTGGTGATGCAGCTGCCCGAGGGGGTCTATATCACCAGTCTCAAGCAGCAGGACCAAGTGGTGACCATGCAGGGCATGGCCCAGTCCAACGAGCGCGTGTCGGAGATGCTGCGCAATCTGGCCAGCAATACCCCCTGGTTCTCCAAGCCCGAGTTGGTAGAGATCGTGGCCGCTAATGTGGCCCTGTCGCCGAAGGATCAGCGCCGCGTGGCTTCCTTCAACTTGCGTTTCAGGCTGGTACGCAGTTCTGAGGCGCAACAGGGCGCCGATGCTGCCAGCGCAGCGGCAGGGAAGTGA
- a CDS encoding protein-methionine-sulfoxide reductase heme-binding subunit MsrQ produces the protein MAAVQGGRAAARGQWLLARWARPLLFTLCLAPLAWLVWGAAADRLGANPAEALIRALGDWTLRLLCLTLVVTPLRLALKVPALARFRRMLGLFTFFYALLHLLSYAWFDMGLEPGEIARDIAKRPFILVGMAAFALLTLLAATSFNRAMRWLGGRRWQQLHRGVYLIAVLAVLHFWWMRAGKNDFAEVLVYGALLAALLAARPLLRRRAGLQKG, from the coding sequence ATGGCGGCGGTGCAGGGCGGCCGGGCAGCGGCGCGCGGGCAGTGGCTGCTGGCGCGCTGGGCCAGGCCGCTGTTGTTCACGCTCTGTCTGGCGCCGCTGGCCTGGCTGGTTTGGGGCGCCGCGGCCGACCGCCTGGGCGCCAACCCGGCCGAGGCGCTGATCCGCGCCCTGGGCGACTGGACGCTGCGCCTGCTGTGCCTGACGCTGGTCGTCACCCCCCTGCGTTTGGCGCTCAAGGTGCCTGCCCTGGCGCGCTTTCGGCGCATGCTGGGCCTGTTCACCTTCTTCTACGCGCTGCTGCACCTGCTGAGCTATGCCTGGTTCGACATGGGGCTGGAGCCCGGCGAGATTGCCCGCGACATCGCCAAGCGGCCCTTCATCCTGGTGGGCATGGCGGCCTTCGCGCTGCTCACGCTGCTGGCTGCCACCTCGTTCAACCGCGCCATGCGCTGGCTGGGCGGGCGCCGCTGGCAGCAGCTGCACCGCGGCGTGTACCTGATCGCCGTGCTGGCGGTGCTGCACTTTTGGTGGATGCGCGCGGGCAAGAACGACTTTGCCGAGGTGCTGGTCTATGGCGCCCTCCTGGCCGCGCTGCTGGCGGCCCGGCCGCTGCTGCGCCGGCGCGCTGGCCTTCAAAAAGGATAG
- a CDS encoding pilus assembly protein PilM: protein MISVGSLFSRKAVPLLGVDVSSSSVKLVELGRDSAGKLVLERCAIEQLERGWVTDGNIEKFDEVAEAVRRLVKKSGTRTKNVAMALPPSAVITKRINLPGGMSEQELEVQVESEANQYIPFSLDEVSLDFCVIGAAKGAPDDVEVLIAASRKEKVQDRQGLAEAAGLKSVIMDIESHAARLSASRLIQALPGNGVDAVVALFEVGAFTTSMQVIRNDDVLYERDQAFGGAQLTQLIVRQYGFSQEEAEAKKRNGDLPEDYQSAVLRPFVDSLSQEIARALQFFFTSTPYHRVDHIMLAGGSAPLAGLTEQVIKNTGFACITANPFDGMEIGSGVRLKNLVREAPSYLTSCGLAMRRFLQ from the coding sequence TTGATCTCAGTGGGGTCGTTATTCAGTCGCAAGGCCGTCCCGTTGCTGGGAGTGGACGTGAGTTCGTCCAGCGTCAAGCTGGTGGAGCTGGGGCGGGACAGTGCAGGCAAGCTGGTCCTGGAACGCTGCGCCATCGAGCAGCTTGAGCGCGGGTGGGTCACCGACGGCAACATCGAGAAGTTCGATGAGGTTGCCGAGGCCGTACGCCGCCTGGTCAAGAAAAGTGGCACCAGGACCAAGAACGTGGCCATGGCGCTGCCGCCATCGGCCGTGATCACCAAGCGCATCAATCTGCCCGGCGGCATGTCCGAGCAGGAACTTGAGGTGCAGGTCGAATCCGAAGCCAACCAGTACATCCCCTTTTCGCTGGACGAGGTGAGCCTGGATTTCTGCGTCATCGGTGCCGCCAAGGGCGCGCCAGACGACGTCGAGGTCCTGATCGCTGCCTCGCGCAAGGAAAAGGTGCAGGACCGGCAGGGTCTGGCCGAGGCAGCCGGCCTCAAGTCGGTGATCATGGATATCGAGTCGCATGCAGCACGCCTGTCCGCCAGCCGCCTGATCCAGGCGCTGCCGGGCAATGGCGTGGACGCTGTGGTGGCGCTGTTCGAAGTGGGCGCGTTCACCACCAGCATGCAGGTGATCCGCAACGATGACGTTCTTTACGAGCGTGATCAGGCCTTCGGGGGAGCGCAGCTGACGCAGCTGATCGTGCGCCAGTACGGCTTCTCGCAGGAAGAGGCGGAAGCCAAGAAGCGTAACGGCGACCTGCCCGAGGACTATCAGTCTGCCGTGCTGCGTCCGTTCGTGGACAGCCTGTCGCAGGAAATCGCCCGCGCCCTGCAGTTCTTCTTCACCAGCACGCCCTACCACCGGGTGGACCACATCATGCTGGCCGGCGGCTCCGCGCCCCTGGCCGGCCTGACCGAGCAGGTCATCAAGAACACGGGTTTCGCCTGCATCACCGCCAATCCGTTCGATGGCATGGAGATCGGCAGCGGCGTGCGGCTGAAGAACCTGGTGCGTGAGGCACCGTCCTATCTCACCTCCTGCGGCCTGGCCATGCGGAGGTTCCTGCAGTGA
- the lysA gene encoding diaminopimelate decarboxylase — protein MIPSPLPGQPQLHYRDQSLYLEDCHLTDLARKHGTPLYVYSKGAMLDALAAYQRGFAGRRVQICYAMKANSSLAVLQLFARQGCGFDIVSGGELERVLAAGGDPAKVIFSGVGKTRAEMHQALQAGIGCFNVESEAELEVLSNVAASMGLRAPVSIRVNPNVDAKTHPYISTGLKGNKFGIAHEHTLATYQRAAQLPGLRVVGIDCHIGSQITEETPFMDALERMLDLVAAIEAAGIAIHHIDFGGGLGINYNGDTPPAADALWAKLLARLDARGYGDRQLMIEPGRSLVGNAGVCLTEVLYLKPGEQKNFCVVDAAMNDLPRPAMYQAYHAIVPLHQQPGAEGTLYDVVGPVCESGDWLGRDRQLAVAPGDQLAVLSAGAYCSAMGSTYNSRPRPAEVLVDGARAHLIRAREGVVELFRNERLVGG, from the coding sequence ATGATTCCCTCTCCCCTGCCCGGCCAGCCCCAGCTCCATTACCGCGACCAGTCGCTGTACCTCGAAGACTGCCACCTGACCGACCTGGCGCGCAAACATGGCACGCCGCTGTACGTCTATTCCAAGGGCGCCATGCTGGACGCGCTGGCCGCCTACCAGCGCGGCTTTGCCGGGCGCCGGGTGCAGATCTGCTACGCCATGAAGGCCAATTCTTCGCTGGCCGTCCTGCAGCTGTTCGCCCGCCAGGGCTGCGGCTTCGACATCGTCTCCGGCGGTGAACTCGAGCGCGTGCTGGCCGCCGGTGGCGACCCGGCCAAGGTCATCTTTTCCGGCGTGGGCAAGACACGCGCCGAAATGCACCAGGCGCTGCAGGCCGGCATTGGCTGCTTCAACGTAGAGAGCGAGGCCGAGCTGGAGGTGCTCAGCAACGTGGCCGCCTCCATGGGGCTGCGCGCGCCGGTCAGCATCCGCGTCAACCCGAACGTGGACGCCAAGACCCACCCCTACATCTCCACGGGCCTGAAGGGCAACAAGTTCGGCATTGCGCACGAGCACACCCTGGCCACCTACCAGCGCGCCGCGCAGCTGCCGGGCTTGCGCGTGGTGGGCATCGACTGCCACATCGGCTCGCAGATCACCGAGGAGACGCCGTTCATGGATGCGCTGGAGCGCATGCTGGACCTGGTGGCCGCCATCGAGGCGGCGGGCATTGCCATCCACCACATCGACTTCGGCGGCGGCCTGGGCATCAACTACAACGGCGACACCCCCCCGGCGGCCGACGCCCTGTGGGCCAAGCTGCTGGCGCGCCTGGATGCGCGCGGCTACGGCGATCGCCAGCTCATGATCGAGCCCGGCCGCTCGCTGGTGGGCAACGCCGGCGTGTGCCTGACCGAGGTGCTGTACCTCAAGCCCGGCGAGCAAAAGAACTTCTGCGTCGTGGACGCGGCCATGAACGACCTGCCCCGCCCCGCCATGTACCAGGCCTACCACGCCATCGTGCCGCTGCACCAGCAGCCCGGCGCCGAGGGCACGCTGTACGACGTCGTGGGACCGGTGTGTGAGAGCGGCGACTGGCTGGGGCGCGACCGCCAGCTGGCCGTGGCGCCGGGCGACCAGCTGGCCGTGCTGTCGGCGGGGGCGTACTGCAGCGCCATGGGCAGCACCTACAACAGCCGCCCGCGCCCGGCCGAGGTGCTGGTCGATGGCGCCCGGGCGCACCTGATCCGCGCGCGCGAGGGCGTGGTCGAGCTGTTTCGCAACGAGCGGCTGGTGGGCGGCTGA
- the ccsB gene encoding c-type cytochrome biogenesis protein CcsB: MNTAATSTAPAGYTLDQGYFARRTWLDWLFALVVAVGGLFALQRYGAHMDVYEKGILLASIPTAVWLGWFWRPLLWLMLAVAALSLSAIGLYQGDAGGDLARADTVFGLKYFLSSQSAILWMSMLFFMSTAFYWIGIFAGGERQTMMRIGSRVAWVAVGLALIGTMVRWYESYQIAPDIGHIPVSNLYEVFVMFCWMTALFYLYYEEQYGTRALGAFVMLVVSAAVGFLLWYTVVREAHEIQPLVPALKSWWMKLHVPANFIGYGTFALAAMVAFAYLIKQQAAETRWYKLAPLWLLGIVLCFEPLAFRQEVDGRSSYWMVYFGISALIVGGILFGRRRIAAQLPALEVLDDVMYKAIAVGFAFFTIATVLGALWAAEAWGGYWSWDPKETWALIVWLNYAAWLHMRLMKGLRGTMSAWWALGGLAITTFAFLGVNMFLSGLHSYGTL; this comes from the coding sequence ATGAATACCGCTGCCACCTCAACCGCCCCTGCCGGCTACACGCTGGACCAGGGCTACTTCGCCCGGCGCACCTGGCTGGACTGGCTGTTCGCCCTGGTCGTCGCAGTGGGCGGGCTGTTTGCCCTGCAGCGCTACGGTGCGCACATGGACGTGTACGAGAAGGGCATCTTGCTGGCCTCCATTCCCACCGCCGTGTGGCTGGGCTGGTTCTGGCGCCCGCTGCTGTGGCTGATGCTGGCGGTGGCGGCGCTGTCGCTGTCCGCCATCGGGCTGTACCAGGGCGATGCCGGCGGCGACCTGGCGCGCGCCGACACGGTGTTCGGGCTCAAATACTTCCTGTCCAGCCAGTCCGCCATCCTGTGGATGAGCATGCTGTTCTTCATGAGCACGGCGTTTTACTGGATTGGCATCTTCGCCGGCGGCGAGCGCCAGACCATGATGCGCATCGGCTCGCGCGTGGCCTGGGTGGCCGTGGGCCTGGCGCTGATCGGCACCATGGTGCGCTGGTACGAGAGCTACCAGATCGCCCCCGACATCGGCCATATCCCGGTGAGCAACCTGTACGAAGTGTTCGTCATGTTCTGCTGGATGACGGCGCTGTTTTACCTGTACTACGAAGAGCAGTACGGCACGCGCGCCCTGGGCGCCTTCGTCATGCTGGTGGTGAGCGCGGCCGTGGGCTTCTTGCTGTGGTACACGGTGGTGCGCGAGGCGCACGAGATTCAGCCTCTGGTGCCGGCGCTCAAGAGCTGGTGGATGAAGCTGCACGTGCCGGCCAACTTCATCGGCTACGGCACCTTTGCGCTGGCGGCCATGGTGGCCTTCGCCTACCTGATCAAGCAGCAGGCGGCCGAGACGCGCTGGTACAAGCTGGCGCCGCTGTGGCTGCTGGGCATCGTGCTGTGCTTTGAGCCGCTGGCCTTCCGTCAGGAGGTGGACGGGCGCAGCAGCTACTGGATGGTGTACTTCGGCATCTCGGCGCTGATCGTGGGCGGCATCCTGTTCGGTCGCCGGCGCATCGCCGCCCAGCTGCCGGCCCTCGAAGTGCTGGATGACGTCATGTACAAGGCGATCGCCGTGGGCTTTGCCTTCTTCACCATCGCTACCGTGCTGGGCGCGCTGTGGGCGGCCGAGGCCTGGGGCGGCTACTGGAGCTGGGACCCGAAGGAGACCTGGGCCCTGATCGTCTGGCTGAACTACGCCGCCTGGCTGCACATGCGTTTGATGAAGGGCCTGCGCGGCACCATGTCTGCCTGGTGGGCGCTGGGCGGCCTGGCCATCACCACCTTCGCCTTCCTGGGCGTGAACATGTTCCTGTCCGGGTTGCACAGCTACGGCACGCTATGA
- the lptM gene encoding LPS translocon maturation chaperone LptM gives MLTSRRILVTTLCLAAAVASVAGCGQRGPLYLPTDPAAAQRASLPDTLRPAPAAAAAPTAPASAPASSTTARP, from the coding sequence ATGCTCACAAGTCGCCGCATTCTAGTCACGACGCTTTGCCTTGCCGCCGCCGTGGCATCTGTTGCGGGCTGCGGCCAGCGCGGCCCGCTGTACCTGCCCACCGATCCCGCTGCCGCCCAGCGCGCCAGCCTGCCCGACACGCTGCGCCCGGCGCCCGCCGCGGCCGCGGCGCCAACAGCTCCTGCTTCCGCCCCCGCTTCCTCCACCACTGCACGTCCATGA
- the msrP gene encoding protein-methionine-sulfoxide reductase catalytic subunit MsrP yields MPLPSPDNGLPRLLPSEITPRAAFESRRVLLRQLAGGAAGTALAAWAGRQALADTALVQPPGRLAALPARRTAVAGGLSMEKLTAYKDATTYNNFYEFGTDKGDPVKNAATLKTRPWTVAVEGLVNKPRTFGIEELLKLSPQEERIYRLRCVEGWSMVIPWVGYSLAELIRRVEPQGSAKYVEFVTLADKPTMPGVNSRVLDWPYTEGLRMDEALHPLTLLAFGMYGEVLPNQNGAPVRLVVPWKYGFKSAKSIVKIRFVEKEPGTAWNKAAKNEYGFYSNVNPDVDHPRWSQATERRIGEDGLFAKRRKTLPFNGYEAQVGQLYAGMDLKKFY; encoded by the coding sequence ATGCCTCTTCCCTCACCCGACAACGGCTTGCCGCGCCTGCTGCCCAGCGAGATCACCCCGCGCGCCGCCTTTGAGAGCCGCCGCGTCCTGCTGCGCCAGCTGGCCGGCGGCGCGGCCGGTACGGCCCTGGCTGCCTGGGCCGGCCGCCAAGCGCTGGCCGACACCGCGCTGGTGCAGCCGCCCGGGCGCTTGGCCGCACTGCCCGCGCGCCGCACGGCCGTCGCTGGCGGGCTGAGCATGGAAAAGCTCACCGCTTACAAGGACGCCACTACCTACAACAACTTCTACGAGTTCGGCACCGACAAGGGCGACCCGGTGAAGAACGCTGCCACCTTGAAGACCCGGCCGTGGACGGTCGCCGTGGAGGGCCTGGTCAACAAGCCACGCACCTTCGGCATTGAGGAGTTGCTGAAGCTTTCGCCCCAGGAGGAGCGCATCTACCGCCTGCGCTGCGTGGAAGGCTGGTCCATGGTCATCCCGTGGGTGGGCTATTCGCTGGCCGAGCTCATCCGCCGCGTCGAGCCGCAGGGCAGTGCGAAATACGTCGAGTTCGTCACCCTGGCCGACAAGCCCACCATGCCCGGCGTGAACAGCCGCGTGCTGGACTGGCCCTACACCGAGGGCCTGCGCATGGACGAGGCGCTGCACCCGCTCACGCTGCTGGCTTTTGGCATGTATGGCGAGGTGCTGCCAAATCAGAACGGCGCGCCGGTGCGCCTCGTCGTGCCCTGGAAGTACGGCTTCAAGAGCGCCAAGAGCATCGTGAAAATCCGCTTCGTCGAAAAGGAACCCGGCACCGCCTGGAACAAGGCCGCGAAGAACGAATACGGCTTTTATTCCAACGTGAACCCGGACGTGGACCACCCGCGCTGGAGCCAAGCCACCGAGCGGCGCATCGGCGAAGACGGCCTGTTTGCCAAGCGGCGCAAGACGCTGCCGTTCAACGGCTACGAGGCGCAGGTCGGCCAGCTCTACGCCGGCATGGACCTGAAGAAGTTCTATTGA